A genomic segment from Lutzomyia longipalpis isolate SR_M1_2022 chromosome 3, ASM2433408v1 encodes:
- the LOC129791960 gene encoding rab-like protein 3, with translation MAAIDKVRVIVVGDSGVGKTSLTHLIAHSEPLTSPGWTVGCSVEVKLHEYKEGTQQQKTFFVELWDIGGSISHKNTRGVFYTPTHGIILVHDLTNRKSHENLKQWLMEIISKDGKDIGKGGNDTDFDPEQFLGATHIPILVFGTKLDMVDEAQLLKMHRSSLLGSIAEQCGADEICLNCHDTRSLAAGTTDAVKLSRFFDKVIERKYFSKESSFFSDKRKFVSPFTSPLNTPFNSPFGASSFASPPTNLDTVAE, from the exons ATGGCCGCCATCGACAAAGTGCGCGTTATCGTTGTCGGCGACTCAG GAGTCGGCAAAACTTCCCTTACTCACCTAATTGCCCATAGTGAACCCCTAACATCCCCAGGATGGACTGTTGGGTGCTCCGTAGAGGTGAAGCTGCACGAGTACAAGGAGGGGACGCAGCAACAGAAGACTTTCTTCGTGGAGCTCTGGGACATTGGAGGTTCTATTAGTCACAAAAATACAAGAGGAGTTTTCTACACACCCACACACGGCATTATCCTTGTGCATGATCTGACAAATCGCAAAAGTCACGAGAATCTCAAGCAATGGCTCATGGAGATCATTAGCAAGGACGGAAAGGACATTGGAAAGGGCGGAAATGACACGGATTTCGATCCAGAACAATTTCTTGGTGCTACACAc aTTCCTATTTTAGTTTTCGGAACAAAGCTGGACATGGTGGATGAGGCGCAACTTTTAAAGATGCACCGATCTTCCCTGCTGGGAAGTATCGCTGAGCAATGTGGCGCTGATGAGATCTGCCTCAATTGCCACGATACGCGATCCTTGGCAGCAGGGACGACGGATGCCGTAAAGTTGAGCAGATTTTTTGACAAAGTTATCGAGAGGAAGTATTTCTCGAAAGAGTCGAGCTTCTTCAGTGATAAGAGAAAGTTTGTCAGCCCCTTCACATCACCCCTCAATACGCCTTTTAACAGCCCCTTTGGGGCATCATCCTTCGCCAGTCCACCCACGAATTTGGACACAGTGGCTGAGTGA
- the LOC129791925 gene encoding general transcription factor IIE subunit 1: MSDQQLVTEIPSSLKQLARLVVRGFYTIEDSLLVDMLVRNPCMKEDDLCELLKFERKQLRSRIAILKNDKFLQVRLKMETGPDGKAQKVNYYFINYKTFVNVVKYKLDLMRKRMETEERDATSRASFRCPNCNKTFTDLEADQLFDFHTGEFRCTFCGNAVEEDMSALPKKDSRLLLAKFNEQLQPLYDLLRDVENIKLAPECLEPEPVDIDTIRGIIKPTRPVSQEVWSGEATRSQGFAVEETRVNVTIGAEVADSETKRKDRPVWMTESTVLNDYDNQNSSDSLLERPNAITTTGAPAGRARKEGDDIMSVLLANEKQHGQNSTASAVRGLGMAGSSSGGDSSDEDKGIDNTEIPDIPMMESESEDESPTVSVGGKQYPIDEITDSLIAQMTPQEKDTYIQVYQETFSHMYE; the protein is encoded by the exons ATGTCTGACCAGCAGCTGGTTACAGAGATCCCAAGCAGCCTAAAGCAGCTTGCCCGCCTGGTTGTACGGGGTTTCTATACAATTGAGGATTCTCTTTTAGTTGACATGCTTGTCCGGAATCCCT gcATGAAAGAAGATGATCTGTGTGAGCTGCTAAAATTCGAAAGAAAGCAGCTGCGCTCTCGAATAGCCATCCTGAAGAATGACAAATTCCTCCAGGTACGGCTGAAAATGGAGACTGGCCCCGATGGGAAGGCGCAAAAGGTGAATTACTACTTTATCAACTACAAAACCTTCGTGAATGTTGTGAAGTACAAGCTGGATCTCATGAGGAAGCGAATGGAGACAGAGGAACGCGATGCCACGAGCCGGGCGAGCTTCCGATGCCCCAATTGCAATAAAACTTTCACAGATCTGGAGGCAGATCAACTCTTTGACTTCCACACGGGGGAATTCCGGTGCACATTCTGCGGGAATGCCGTGGAGGAGGACATGTCGGCGCTGCCAAAGAAAGACTCGAGGCTTCTTCTAGCTAAATTCAATGAACAACTCCAGCCACTCTACGATCTCCTGCGGGATGTGGAGAATATCAAATTAGCACCAGAGTGCCTCGAACCCGAGCCAGTTGACATTGATACCATTCGAGG GATCATCAAACCCACACGACCTGTTTCCCAGGAAGTGTGGTCGGGAGAGGCGACGCGATCGCAAGGATTTGCCGTTGAGGAAACACGCGTGAATGTGACAATCGGAGCAGAAGTTGCGGATTCGGAGACAAAACGCAAAGATCGTCCCGTATGGATGACGGAGAGTACGGTACTCAATGACTATGACAACCAAAACTCCTCGGATTCCCTTCTGGAGCGACCGAATGCCATCACGACGACTGGAGCACCAGCTGGACGTGCCCGGAAGGAGGGTGACGACATCATGTCGGTACTGTTGGCCAATGAGAAGCAACATGGTCAAAATAGCACTGCCAGTGCTGTGCGTGGTCTTGGCATGGCGGGAAGCTCAAGTGGAGGAGATTCCAGCGATGAGGATAAGGGCATTGACAACACTGAAATCC CTGATATCCCAATGATGGAATCAGAGTCGGAGGATGAAAGTCCAACGGTGAGTGTGGGCGGGAAGCAGTACCCCATCGATGAGATCACGGACAGCCTGATAGCACAGATGACGCCACAGGAGAAGGACACGTACATTCAGGTGTACCAGGAGACCTTTAGCCATATGTACGAATGA